Proteins from a genomic interval of Candidatus Hydrogenedentota bacterium:
- the xylB gene encoding xylulokinase: protein MSIVLGLDVGTSGTKAIAMNEAGRLLASATVEYSLHSPRPGWAEQDPAAWKRAAIEALSQLSARIDTEEVKGLGLTGQMHGSVFLDAKNEVLRPAILWCDQRTAKQCGDITAKVGERRLIEMVSNPALTGFTAPKILWLRENEPQHYERVAKVLLPKDYIRLVLTGEFATDVADASGTLLFDVKNRSWHRELLSLLDIDVAFLPAAYEGPEITGRLSAESAAKTGLPAGIPVVAGGGDQAAGGVGCGIVRPGVISSTLGTSGVTFAFADQVTMDPRGRVHTFCHAVPGKWHVMGVMLSAGGSLQWFRNTLCALERAVALETARDPYEYITAEAARAPVGAEGLLFLPYLSGERTPHKDPFARGAFIGLSLRHTKAYMARAVLEGVAYGMRDSLEIIREMGVPATQVRASGGGARSPLWRQIMADTHRVPFCTINVDEGPSYGAAILAAVATGMYASVEQACDAIIRVVDECPVNEENARVYDRWFPEFQAAYRALAPSYKRAADLMG, encoded by the coding sequence ATGAGCATCGTGCTGGGCCTGGACGTCGGAACGAGCGGCACCAAAGCCATCGCCATGAACGAGGCCGGCAGACTGCTGGCTTCGGCTACCGTCGAATATTCGCTGCACAGCCCGAGACCCGGCTGGGCGGAACAGGACCCGGCAGCCTGGAAACGCGCCGCCATCGAGGCATTGTCGCAGCTTTCTGCGCGCATCGATACGGAGGAGGTAAAGGGGCTCGGCCTGACGGGCCAGATGCACGGCTCCGTTTTTCTCGACGCGAAGAACGAGGTGCTGCGCCCGGCGATCCTCTGGTGCGACCAGCGCACGGCGAAACAGTGCGGCGACATCACGGCGAAGGTGGGCGAGCGGCGGCTCATCGAAATGGTGTCGAATCCGGCATTGACCGGTTTCACCGCGCCAAAGATACTCTGGCTGCGTGAAAACGAGCCGCAACACTACGAGAGAGTGGCCAAGGTCCTGCTGCCCAAGGACTACATCCGCCTCGTCTTGACGGGCGAGTTCGCGACGGACGTGGCCGACGCTTCGGGCACCCTGCTCTTCGATGTCAAAAACCGCTCCTGGCACAGGGAATTGTTGTCCTTGCTGGACATCGACGTTGCCTTCCTGCCGGCGGCCTACGAAGGCCCCGAGATTACGGGCAGGCTTTCCGCCGAATCGGCCGCCAAGACCGGCCTGCCCGCGGGCATCCCCGTGGTCGCTGGTGGCGGCGACCAGGCCGCGGGCGGCGTAGGCTGCGGCATCGTGCGGCCCGGCGTCATCTCATCGACCCTGGGCACAAGCGGCGTCACCTTTGCCTTTGCGGACCAAGTGACCATGGACCCGCGGGGACGCGTGCATACCTTCTGCCACGCCGTGCCCGGCAAATGGCACGTCATGGGCGTCATGCTCAGCGCGGGCGGCTCGCTGCAATGGTTCCGGAACACGCTGTGCGCCCTCGAACGCGCCGTTGCGCTCGAAACCGCCAGAGACCCCTACGAATACATCACGGCTGAGGCCGCGCGCGCGCCCGTGGGTGCGGAGGGCCTGCTGTTCCTGCCCTATCTCAGCGGCGAGCGCACCCCGCACAAGGACCCCTTCGCGCGCGGCGCGTTTATCGGTTTGTCCCTGCGCCATACCAAGGCCTACATGGCCCGCGCGGTGCTCGAAGGCGTCGCGTACGGCATGCGCGACAGCCTCGAAATCATCCGCGAGATGGGCGTGCCCGCCACGCAAGTGCGCGCATCCGGCGGCGGCGCGCGCAGCCCGCTCTGGCGCCAGATCATGGCTGACACGCACCGGGTCCCGTTCTGCACGATAAACGTCGACGAAGGCCCGAGCTACGGCGCCGCCATCCTCGCGGCAGTCGCCACGGGCATGTATGCGTCCGTCGAACAAGCCTGTGATGCCATCATTCGCGTCGTGGACGAGTGCCCCGTCAACGAGGAGAACGCGCGGGTCTACGACCGCTGGTTCCCCGAGTTCCAGGCGGCCTACCGCGCCCTCGCGCCCAGCTATAAACGCGCCGCGGACCTGATGGGGTGA
- a CDS encoding fused MFS/spermidine synthase gives MDTEETCQTPRRARSSLSAIVLLGGVLSFFFVSGACGLVYQVVWTRKLVLVLGATAHAVSTVLSVYFLGLGLGSAWGGRLADRTERHLVLYGLFEIIIGAWAVLFLLAAGPVESAAVPLLRLFQGTPLAGAALRALLSAALLFVPVFLMGATLPLLARFVNHERVVLGRRIGLLYSVNTFGAVVGCFLAGFVLLPAFGYMTTTLAGAAANLVIGFGAVVFGLLSRTRADNGVEAQVPPEDASGSAPARKIAAVAGLVGFAMLALEVVWTRLLVLVFLGTTYAYSAMLTTLLCGIAFGSLAVSFFVDRMGRRVALLGGIVALLGVACCFSLSWFASLPDRVFAFQRTGGQDWVRLVAGEFRLSFMVLFVPTFLSGMVFPLAVKALGGVRASLGRDVGRVYAANTIGGVLGAVAGGFLLLPLLGAHDSVLLLAAVLVAGGVYLMRACPETSARHRWAVLLLILAPLLVAAWASLPGDVSRALSVGYIPADHRVLFYREGVEGVVAVSEPEDETGGANRVLWINRVQATASIEKGVRMNRLQGVLPLLFDRDPRDVLFMCFGSGITAGTLALGDFSGIDAVEIAPDVLEAAPYFAVDNLNVLESPKVRFQIDDGRNFLLTAAREYDVITFEPMPPAVAGVSAFYTREYYELCLRRLRPGGLVSQWVPLHSLNPEVVRSLTYTFTTAFPEYCAFFVNADLFLIGSNQPLYLDYEKAKARLERPEVQQALADARLCDLEEVLASFVMSKSGVDAFCRGGRVMTDDRPWAEFEAPKVLHQSTVAESLALLEGLVENPARAMREDRLPPFEALAALERRHQSRKQDFAGLREYYGGLNIGPEAARQFLASLRIDPRNCNAQYYLQELIELQCPLWLRWREFEKVVSLLQEAAPFLGSVPPVHLYLARGYAGLENLDGARASYRRYLELGGAPQEDLAAL, from the coding sequence ATGGACACGGAAGAGACTTGTCAGACGCCGCGCCGCGCGAGAAGCTCGCTCTCGGCGATCGTGCTGCTGGGGGGCGTGTTGTCGTTCTTCTTTGTCTCCGGCGCATGCGGCCTTGTTTATCAGGTTGTCTGGACGCGCAAGCTCGTGCTGGTGCTCGGCGCCACGGCGCACGCCGTGAGCACGGTGCTCTCGGTCTATTTCCTCGGCCTGGGGCTGGGCAGCGCGTGGGGGGGGCGGCTCGCGGACCGCACCGAACGCCATCTTGTCCTGTACGGTCTGTTCGAAATCATCATCGGCGCGTGGGCGGTCCTGTTCTTGCTTGCCGCGGGCCCGGTCGAGTCGGCCGCCGTGCCGCTGTTGCGGTTGTTTCAAGGCACGCCCCTTGCCGGCGCCGCCCTGCGCGCGCTGTTGTCCGCGGCGCTTCTGTTCGTGCCGGTGTTCCTTATGGGCGCCACGTTGCCGCTGCTGGCGCGATTCGTCAATCACGAAAGGGTGGTGCTGGGCCGGCGCATCGGGCTGCTCTACAGCGTCAACACCTTTGGCGCGGTTGTGGGCTGTTTCCTCGCGGGATTTGTACTGTTGCCCGCGTTCGGCTACATGACCACCACGCTGGCCGGCGCCGCCGCGAACCTCGTCATCGGATTCGGCGCCGTCGTCTTTGGCCTTCTGTCTCGTACGCGCGCGGACAACGGGGTCGAGGCGCAAGTGCCTCCGGAGGACGCCTCCGGAAGCGCGCCCGCGCGCAAGATCGCCGCGGTAGCCGGCCTGGTCGGCTTCGCCATGCTCGCGCTCGAAGTCGTCTGGACACGCCTGCTCGTACTCGTGTTTCTCGGCACAACCTACGCCTACTCGGCCATGCTGACCACGCTCCTGTGCGGCATTGCGTTCGGAAGTCTCGCCGTGTCGTTCTTCGTGGACCGCATGGGCCGGCGCGTCGCGCTGCTGGGCGGCATCGTGGCGCTGCTGGGCGTGGCTTGTTGCTTTTCGCTGAGCTGGTTCGCGTCCTTGCCCGACCGCGTGTTTGCGTTCCAACGGACCGGCGGGCAGGACTGGGTCCGTCTGGTTGCCGGGGAATTCCGGCTCTCGTTCATGGTGCTGTTTGTGCCCACGTTTCTCTCCGGCATGGTGTTTCCGCTCGCGGTGAAGGCGCTGGGCGGGGTGCGCGCCAGCCTGGGCCGCGACGTAGGCCGCGTGTACGCAGCCAACACCATCGGCGGCGTGCTCGGCGCGGTCGCGGGCGGGTTCCTGCTGTTGCCGTTGCTTGGCGCGCACGACAGCGTGCTGCTGCTGGCCGCCGTGCTGGTCGCGGGCGGCGTCTACCTGATGCGCGCATGCCCTGAGACTTCCGCACGGCACCGCTGGGCGGTGCTGCTGCTCATTCTCGCGCCGCTGCTCGTGGCCGCGTGGGCGTCACTGCCCGGTGACGTGAGCCGCGCGCTCAGCGTGGGCTATATCCCCGCGGACCACAGGGTCTTGTTCTATCGGGAGGGCGTCGAGGGCGTCGTCGCGGTAAGCGAACCGGAAGACGAGACCGGGGGCGCTAACCGCGTCCTGTGGATCAACCGGGTGCAGGCGACCGCTTCTATTGAGAAAGGCGTGCGCATGAACCGGCTGCAAGGCGTGTTGCCCCTCCTGTTCGACCGCGACCCGCGCGATGTGCTGTTCATGTGCTTTGGTTCCGGCATTACGGCGGGCACGCTGGCGCTCGGCGATTTCAGTGGCATCGACGCGGTCGAAATTGCGCCTGACGTGCTCGAAGCCGCGCCTTATTTCGCCGTGGACAACCTGAACGTGCTGGAAAGCCCCAAGGTGCGGTTCCAGATCGACGACGGGCGCAATTTCCTGCTCACGGCTGCGCGCGAATACGACGTAATCACGTTTGAGCCCATGCCGCCCGCCGTGGCGGGTGTGTCCGCGTTCTACACGCGCGAATATTACGAGTTGTGCCTCCGCCGGCTGCGCCCCGGCGGCCTCGTTTCGCAATGGGTGCCCCTGCACAGCCTGAACCCCGAGGTCGTGCGTTCCCTGACCTATACGTTCACAACGGCGTTTCCCGAGTACTGCGCCTTTTTCGTCAATGCCGACCTGTTTCTGATCGGCTCCAATCAGCCGCTCTATCTCGACTACGAAAAGGCGAAGGCGAGATTGGAAAGACCCGAAGTGCAGCAGGCGCTCGCGGACGCGCGCCTCTGTGACCTTGAGGAGGTGCTGGCCTCGTTCGTTATGAGCAAGAGCGGCGTCGACGCCTTCTGCCGCGGCGGCCGTGTCATGACCGATGACCGGCCGTGGGCGGAATTCGAGGCGCCCAAGGTGCTGCATCAGTCCACCGTGGCCGAATCGCTGGCGTTGCTCGAAGGCCTTGTCGAAAACCCGGCGCGCGCGATGCGCGAAGACCGGCTGCCTCCCTTCGAAGCCTTGGCAGCCCTGGAACGGCGCCACCAGTCGCGCAAACAAGACTTCGCCGGACTGCGCGAGTACTATGGCGGGCTGAACATCGGCCCGGAAGCGGCGCGGCAGTTTCTCGCTTCGCTGCGGATCGACCCGCGCAACTGCAACGCGCAGTACTACCTGCAGGAGCTGATCGAACTGCAATGCCCGCTCTGGCTGCGCTGGCGCGAGTTTGAGAAGGTCGTGTCGCTGTTGCAGGAGGCCGCCCCGTTTCTCGGAAGCGTGCCGCCGGTCCACCTCTATCTCGCGCGCGGCTACGCCGGACTGGAGAATCTGGACGGCGCCCGGGCCAGCTACCGGCGCTACCTCGAACTCGGCGGCGCGCCCCAGGAAGACCTCGCCGCGCTGTAG
- a CDS encoding SpoIIE family protein phosphatase, with amino-acid sequence MLRGYVVRESDGLRVPVGVSLIIGRTGECGLVIDDSAASRRHIEVCARKDSFVWKDLGSTNGTLVNGARMLAGELNHGDRIQIGETVLRFEAEQAPEEPLAGDDATMFRETIFGLKGEVTTTQRQNKAAALLQALYTVTNQISTTYELCSLINRILETTMRAINAQHGALFLADQQGGLLPCPVCGNVHAIRDGALLPRKPGEIKISETVARRVLREGESVLYQDTDADGELSAAESVVALNLRSILCVPLRAKSGILGVLYIDSNRPNQSYTEDDMLLATSVGASAGLAIENARMHQQMLEKQRIEQEIATAWRIQQGFLFKDWPANDPRFQVYGDMRPAKTVGGDFYDFVRPDEHTVGLLIGDVSGKGVPAALSMAQLLADFRLRAREALSPAAVLCALNDDLVDRMQSGMFCTVSYFLLDLRTGIATCANAGHLPALRVRKSGAEFFASASGVPAGILPGTSWEDEHIQIDAGDAILLYTDGIAEARRTLEGDGGAPKTGPVGEYVPERIAHIAHETRGKPPRDMIEAIMQDVLAFCAPGAPHDDCTMISVRYLGHA; translated from the coding sequence ATGTTGCGCGGGTATGTCGTTCGAGAATCCGACGGACTTCGCGTGCCGGTGGGCGTGTCGTTGATCATCGGCCGCACGGGAGAGTGCGGACTGGTGATCGACGACAGCGCCGCGTCGCGCCGCCATATCGAAGTGTGCGCGCGCAAGGACTCTTTCGTCTGGAAAGACTTGGGCAGCACGAACGGGACGCTGGTCAACGGCGCGCGCATGCTCGCCGGGGAACTGAACCACGGAGACCGCATACAGATAGGCGAGACGGTGCTGCGCTTCGAGGCTGAACAGGCGCCGGAAGAACCGTTGGCGGGCGACGACGCAACCATGTTTCGCGAGACGATCTTCGGTCTCAAAGGCGAGGTAACCACAACGCAGCGCCAGAACAAGGCCGCGGCGCTGCTGCAGGCGTTGTACACGGTCACAAACCAAATCTCCACCACTTACGAACTCTGCTCGCTCATCAACCGCATCCTCGAGACGACGATGCGCGCCATAAACGCGCAACACGGCGCGCTGTTTCTCGCGGATCAACAGGGCGGGCTCCTGCCGTGCCCCGTATGCGGCAATGTCCACGCCATTCGCGACGGCGCGCTGCTGCCGCGCAAGCCGGGCGAGATCAAGATCAGCGAGACGGTGGCGCGGCGCGTGCTGCGCGAAGGCGAGAGCGTCCTTTATCAGGACACGGACGCGGATGGTGAATTGAGCGCCGCGGAGAGCGTGGTGGCCCTGAACCTGCGCTCGATCCTGTGCGTGCCGCTGCGCGCGAAGTCCGGTATTCTGGGCGTGCTCTATATCGACTCCAACCGGCCCAATCAGTCGTACACGGAAGACGATATGCTGCTGGCAACGTCGGTGGGCGCGAGCGCGGGCCTGGCCATCGAGAACGCGCGCATGCACCAGCAGATGCTCGAGAAGCAGCGCATCGAACAGGAGATCGCCACGGCATGGCGCATCCAGCAAGGCTTCCTCTTCAAGGATTGGCCCGCGAACGACCCGCGATTCCAGGTGTATGGAGACATGCGGCCCGCGAAGACGGTAGGCGGCGACTTCTATGATTTCGTGCGGCCCGACGAGCACACGGTGGGGCTGCTCATCGGCGATGTGAGCGGCAAGGGCGTGCCCGCCGCGCTCTCGATGGCGCAATTGCTCGCCGACTTCCGGTTGCGCGCGCGGGAAGCGCTTTCGCCCGCGGCGGTGTTGTGCGCGCTGAACGACGACCTCGTCGACCGGATGCAGTCCGGCATGTTTTGCACGGTCAGCTACTTCTTGCTCGACCTGCGCACGGGCATAGCGACCTGCGCCAACGCCGGCCACCTGCCCGCGCTGCGCGTGCGCAAGTCCGGCGCTGAGTTCTTCGCGAGCGCGTCAGGCGTGCCCGCTGGCATTCTGCCCGGTACTTCCTGGGAGGACGAACACATCCAGATTGACGCCGGCGACGCGATTCTGCTGTATACCGACGGCATCGCCGAGGCGCGCCGCACTCTGGAAGGCGACGGCGGCGCGCCGAAGACGGGGCCTGTGGGGGAATATGTGCCGGAACGCATCGCCCACATCGCGCACGAGACCCGCGGCAAACCGCCGCGCGACATGATCGAGGCGATTATGCAGGACGTGCTCGCGTTTTGCGCGCCCGGGGCGCCGCATGACGATTGCACCATGATTTCGGTAAGATACCTCGGCCATGCGTAA
- a CDS encoding ATP-binding protein: MRNEIRVELASDARLLGCIRSLVRAYAAGLGFPEDRVREIVLAVDEACANAIRHSYAGRNDGTVALALKSGDEWMELELTDNGTPAPSERVTRRELERPTPDTARPGGLGVQLIYEVFDEAVFTPGATRGNRVIMRSRRP; encoded by the coding sequence ATGCGTAACGAAATCCGAGTTGAACTCGCATCGGACGCGCGATTGCTGGGGTGCATTCGCAGCCTGGTCCGCGCCTACGCGGCGGGGTTGGGTTTTCCAGAAGACCGGGTCCGCGAAATCGTGCTGGCCGTGGATGAGGCGTGCGCAAACGCCATCCGGCATTCGTATGCGGGCCGGAACGACGGCACGGTGGCGCTGGCACTGAAATCAGGCGACGAGTGGATGGAACTCGAATTGACCGACAACGGGACGCCCGCGCCTTCCGAGCGGGTAACGCGGCGCGAACTGGAGCGGCCCACGCCGGACACGGCGCGGCCCGGCGGCCTGGGCGTTCAACTGATCTATGAGGTTTTCGACGAGGCCGTGTTCACGCCCGGCGCGACGCGCGGCAACCGTGTTATCATGCGCTCGCGGCGGCCTTAA
- a CDS encoding STAS domain-containing protein, producing MALELQTAEAGGRCVIHVTGEVDLYASPELRAAILKAVSGSGDGVAVDLSQVAYMDSSGVATLVEGLKSAGQKKVAFSLLAPSQAVLKVLQLSRLDSVFDIRESL from the coding sequence ATGGCGTTGGAGTTACAGACCGCGGAGGCGGGCGGCCGGTGCGTGATTCACGTCACGGGCGAGGTCGACCTGTACGCATCCCCGGAGTTGCGCGCGGCGATCCTGAAGGCGGTGTCTGGCTCGGGCGACGGCGTTGCGGTGGACCTGAGCCAGGTCGCTTACATGGATTCCTCCGGCGTGGCAACGCTGGTCGAGGGTCTGAAATCGGCCGGGCAGAAGAAGGTCGCCTTCTCCCTGCTGGCGCCGTCGCAGGCCGTGTTGAAAGTGCTGCAATTGTCACGACTGGATTCCGTGTTCGACATTCGGGAGTCGCTGTAG
- a CDS encoding ABC transporter permease — protein MSAILGYPGRIALDALHAGGMVCVLVVDTLNWLLVQPLRGKGLRVRSVIEHFVEFGVRSMPIVGLICFLVGVIIAMQSAYTLEKWGATKFIANLVGISALRELAPLMTAVLITGRCGSAITAEIGTMKVAEEIDALHVMGLNPTKFLIVPKFLAMLLAVPCVTVLAMFIMILGGFLLSCSPLVGVDPVIYYEQTANALVAKDMVTGLVKSVFFGITICWVGIYRGFQVEGGAEGVGRKTTSSVVTSIFLIILLDLVWTTLFYFA, from the coding sequence ATGAGTGCCATCTTGGGATATCCGGGCCGCATTGCCCTCGACGCGCTGCACGCGGGCGGAATGGTCTGCGTGCTGGTGGTCGACACGCTGAACTGGCTTCTCGTGCAGCCCCTGCGCGGAAAAGGCCTGCGCGTGCGCAGCGTCATCGAGCACTTCGTCGAGTTCGGCGTGCGCTCGATGCCGATTGTAGGCCTTATCTGTTTCCTCGTGGGCGTGATTATCGCGATGCAATCGGCGTACACGCTTGAAAAATGGGGCGCGACGAAATTCATCGCCAACCTGGTGGGCATCTCGGCGCTGCGCGAATTGGCGCCCCTGATGACGGCGGTCCTGATCACGGGCCGGTGCGGTTCCGCGATCACCGCGGAAATCGGCACGATGAAAGTGGCCGAGGAGATTGACGCGCTGCACGTGATGGGTCTCAACCCGACGAAATTCCTCATTGTCCCGAAGTTTTTGGCCATGCTGCTGGCCGTGCCCTGCGTCACCGTGCTCGCCATGTTCATCATGATTCTCGGCGGATTCCTGCTCTCGTGCAGTCCGCTCGTCGGCGTGGACCCCGTGATCTATTACGAGCAGACGGCGAATGCGCTGGTGGCCAAGGACATGGTCACGGGCTTGGTGAAGAGTGTTTTCTTCGGGATCACGATCTGTTGGGTGGGCATTTACCGGGGTTTTCAGGTGGAAGGCGGCGCGGAAGGCGTGGGCCGCAAGACCACCTCGTCCGTGGTCACCTCCATCTTTCTGATTATTCTGCTCGATTTGGTGTGGACAACCTTGTTCTATTTCGCGTGA
- a CDS encoding ABC transporter ATP-binding protein, whose protein sequence is MAANNDNEAIIEVRDLVVKYGDRTVLDGINFRVRRGEIFVILGGSGCGKSTLLRNLVGLMRPYAGQILFNGRDFTAMSDEERTEIRKRMGMCFQGSALFGSMSVGDNVALALREHTRLEESTIEIMTKIKLELVGLGGFADFLPAELSGGMKKRAGIARAMAMDPEIIFYDEPSAGLDPIVAAGLDALIRKMQHTFGLTSVVVTHEMESVKQIADTVCMLERGRIVGLGALQELRELDHPYVQQFFARRAADESQIDSAEYLRSLTGLE, encoded by the coding sequence ATGGCGGCAAACAACGATAACGAAGCCATCATCGAAGTGCGTGACCTCGTCGTCAAGTACGGCGACCGCACCGTTCTGGACGGTATCAATTTCCGGGTGCGGCGCGGCGAGATATTCGTGATTCTCGGCGGCAGCGGCTGCGGCAAAAGCACGCTGTTGCGGAATCTGGTCGGGCTGATGCGCCCGTACGCGGGACAGATCCTGTTCAACGGCCGGGATTTCACCGCGATGAGCGACGAGGAGCGCACGGAAATCCGCAAGCGCATGGGCATGTGCTTCCAGGGTTCGGCGCTGTTCGGGTCCATGTCCGTCGGCGATAACGTGGCGCTGGCGCTGCGCGAACATACGCGGCTTGAGGAGTCCACCATCGAGATCATGACGAAGATCAAGCTGGAACTGGTGGGACTGGGCGGGTTCGCGGACTTCCTGCCCGCGGAATTGAGCGGCGGCATGAAGAAACGCGCTGGCATCGCCCGCGCGATGGCCATGGACCCGGAGATCATCTTCTACGACGAGCCTTCCGCGGGGCTGGACCCGATCGTGGCGGCGGGGCTGGACGCGCTGATTCGCAAGATGCAGCACACGTTCGGCCTGACCAGCGTGGTGGTTACGCATGAGATGGAAAGCGTGAAACAGATTGCGGACACGGTGTGCATGCTTGAACGCGGGCGCATCGTCGGACTTGGCGCGCTGCAGGAATTGCGGGAACTCGATCACCCCTACGTGCAACAGTTCTTCGCGCGGCGCGCGGCCGATGAATCGCAGATTGACAGCGCGGAATACCTGCGCTCGCTGACAGGCCTGGAGTAA
- a CDS encoding MCE family protein → MPAKKQNFAATEIKAGLFVLVSVAVLVAFIVVIMKINLAPPEVKRYHTFFNGTLGLNKNAEVRFGGVRVGRVTDIRYAVADDTGRTIMAAKEAEAEERLIRVDFEVLTDVPVNADSEASVQQTTFTAERHLEVSTGTPGAAPLEEDACLTSLNQAYGFIQLPDTASVLSEVEKLLGDLRDLIGVEDANQVPPGDETAPAKEQFQVTRIAATIKNLLEDLDAFLGVDEALQKEEAGEEFIRLTNITATVKGTLEYLQGGLLEEERIAGVLDEAQKLLDQLNGVLAENRGPINTALTDVSQITGDAAKIVDDLTPRLTEIVETLQSLLRNADGLSGNARDFLEDNRPALEDMLADLSETIGYLKTFARTMAEQPQAVIRGKEPEGRKN, encoded by the coding sequence ATGCCGGCTAAGAAACAGAATTTTGCGGCCACGGAGATCAAGGCGGGGCTCTTCGTCCTGGTGAGCGTGGCCGTGCTGGTTGCGTTTATCGTCGTCATCATGAAGATCAACCTGGCGCCGCCGGAAGTAAAGCGCTATCACACGTTCTTCAACGGCACGCTCGGCCTCAACAAGAACGCCGAGGTGCGCTTCGGCGGGGTGCGCGTCGGCCGCGTGACCGATATCCGCTATGCGGTTGCGGATGACACAGGCCGGACAATCATGGCGGCGAAGGAAGCCGAGGCGGAGGAGCGGCTGATCCGCGTGGACTTCGAGGTGTTGACGGACGTGCCGGTAAACGCCGACAGCGAGGCTTCGGTGCAGCAGACCACCTTTACCGCCGAAAGGCATCTCGAAGTGAGCACCGGCACGCCCGGCGCCGCGCCGCTCGAGGAAGACGCGTGCCTCACCTCGCTGAATCAGGCCTACGGCTTCATTCAACTGCCCGATACGGCGTCCGTGCTAAGCGAGGTCGAGAAGCTGCTGGGCGACCTGCGCGACCTGATCGGCGTGGAAGACGCGAACCAGGTCCCGCCGGGCGATGAAACGGCACCGGCGAAGGAGCAATTCCAGGTGACCCGGATTGCGGCGACGATCAAGAACCTGCTGGAAGACCTGGACGCGTTCCTGGGCGTGGACGAGGCCTTGCAGAAAGAGGAAGCCGGAGAGGAATTCATCCGCCTTACGAACATCACCGCGACGGTGAAGGGCACGCTCGAATACCTGCAGGGCGGCTTGCTCGAGGAAGAGCGCATCGCCGGCGTGCTCGATGAGGCCCAGAAACTGCTGGACCAGTTGAACGGCGTCCTGGCGGAGAACCGCGGGCCAATCAACACCGCGCTGACGGATGTCAGCCAGATCACCGGCGACGCGGCGAAAATCGTCGATGACCTCACGCCGCGCCTGACGGAAATCGTGGAGACGTTGCAGAGCCTGCTCCGAAACGCGGACGGGTTGTCCGGCAACGCCCGCGATTTCCTCGAGGATAATCGGCCCGCGCTTGAAGATATGCTGGCGGACTTGAGCGAAACGATCGGATATCTTAAGACGTTTGCCCGCACGATGGCGGA